The DNA sequence GCAGTGACAGAGGGTCCCAAATTTTTTACGGGCCCCAAAATTTTTTATCCTCCTATATATTACATATCATCATCCTATGATTTTCTGTATATTACATTGAAAgcgttttttgtaaaaatgtttttagaaccaattattagtaaaaatgcaagtaaatcctgaaaaaaaatcacttaaagtgcttcctggaagaagcacataattggtgcttcttgcagaaaacactttaagtgttttggaatctcaaaatattttatctaaaaacgctttcaatcattttaaaagcacatccaaacgagcccttaATTTTCTACTTTTctctaacaataaaaaaaacttgtgtattactttcttttacttttctttatcaATAAAAGCTAACTTGTTTATTACTTTCTTCTACAAACACAGGCATATTTCCGTATCTCTCTTTCAGTCATGCtccattttttttatggaaaCCATAATTTCATGAGAATTGGATATTATTCAATTAGTAAGAGTGAGATTTCAATTAAGTTTGAATATTAACTATTTTGTGTATGAAAATATTgtccaaaaaattatattttaaataaagaGAGTCTTTTGTATTAAATTCGCATAAGGACGACCTTCCTTTCTTCAATTATTTCAGACCTTAGGGGTCAGTTGACCACCCTGCCCCAAGATGAATCCATCCCTGAATAAAGGTCTCGCGCATGCATGTAAGgacttttacatgcatatcatAGTGTAACACACCATAACACTGactcataaaatcacaaaagaaaacgGCCATGCAACGGAAAATAATTAGTAAAACATATAACAAATAAGAAGGTGTGTGATGCGTACATAAACTCAAGGGtttgttggtttgttttggCAATTTAGCATGTAGACAAAACCAGAGCATGCTTTCTTGTCAGCCTTCATGTATAAATCACACAACCCATGCAACCCTCCGCAGAAGAGGAACTAATCACATGAGTCATGACCCATTTTTCTGGCTTTtgtgagagagggagagggaaggagggagggagggagagggagcGAGTAGTTCCTTCTTCCACTGATATGCGACTGCGACTGCAACTAGGGTATTGTTATTATCATCCTTATCAGACCCTAATTATACAAGCAATCACGATTTAAACGTAAACACAAGcagacaaaacaaacaaaagaaactggaaattattaaagaaagaaaaaaccagaaaaaaaaagaaaagaaaaagaaaatgggaaaCTAAAGAGGGAGGGGGGGGGTATGTGGCAGTTAATCAGCGCAATGAGTCAAATCGATGGCTACGCTAATCGTCCTTGTTTTTGCTCCATAGCTGTTAGGGGTCCCACCGAACCCACCCGTACCATTCTCCTCtccctttcttctttctctatttATTTTTCCTCAAATTTTCCTATCAACCAGAGAGCAAaggcttctccttcctcctcacactgaaaattttagagagagaggaacCTCCCGTAgaaaattttagagagagaaattaaGGATTCGATGAGATAGATAGATATGGTGGGACTTAGCATAGTATTGGAAGAAGGTCAAAAGGGGAGTGGAGTTAGCAAAAAAATCCCTCAAGTAATTAACAAAGCCACCATGGTTGTCATCAACAagcctttttcttcttcatcttcttcttcttctcttttgcCTTCTCCTTCAAGCCCTTCACAAATAACCCACAAAAGTTTTAACTTTTCTTCTCACTCCTCCTCACCCTCCTTTGGACAACCAAGTTTTCTCGACCAATGCTTTCTCTGCAAGCAGAAGCTCTTGCCTGGCAAGGACATCTACATGTACAagtaagtctctctctctctctctctctctctctctcccccccccctctGCCCACAAAACCcacccaaaaataaataaaaatcgcATTTTTATCTCTAACCCACCTCCGATTTTGCTGTTTTGTGAAAAGCcccgtttttttttcttatttgcgTAATTGCATGGTGATTTTGGAGGAAAAAAAGTTACAAtctttgatttgggttttttcGCTTGGTCTTGAAAATGCAGGGGGGACAGGGGATTTTGCAGCGTGGACTGCAGGTACAGGCAGATTTTCatggatgaggaagagattgtTCGCAAGGAGAAGCAGAAGTACTGTtcaccatcttcttcttccgctTCCTCTGATCAGCGCAAAGGGGCCAGAAACCGAGAGGGTGGATTTGCCTACTGagaaaggggagagagagtttTACCAGTTTGGAACCGAGAAGAATTGGTTTCTAGAGTTATATTTCCAGTTTTACCCTTAGTTTACTTTCAAAAGACGTTGATGTCCTCCGTCGTTTTTTCTTGCTTCCTGCTACGAGGCCAAAAGAATCCAACCTGTTCAAGCATTTATGTGTAATAGCCCACAGTTTTGCTTGCTCCCTCCATTGTTTAGAACGGAAACGATGGAGGAGGACATTCGTGGGATTTTGTGACAGTTGAAAGGGCATTAATGGCATTTTGTTGTTATGCTTAACCGTGGCATTCATGAATTTATTcatttaatttggttttatatatattttttgtttttaattttctgtATTGCTTGATGCAATGGCGGTGGGGTGTAATAGGGTAATGGAATTTGTTCTATCCTgcgcatatatattatatggagGATTTGTAGAGGGAATATGTCTAAATTGCCCCCTGAAGAGACAATAGTACATAAATGGTGGACAACAACATAAGTGCAGAATTAGTACTTGGAGAACAATGTCTTGGTCCCAACAGCAAAAGAAGATTAATGCCACCAGGAAACATGAGATTTCAATAGATTTTCCTGAAACCCCATGCAGTTTTCCTATTTACTGATGACGTCCTTCCATTTCTGCATTTTATCTCTCCAGTCGCTCTTTTGATATGATTGCAGACATTGAACACTATTTAGTGAGCGTTTTCCTTCTTAATCACCCTTTTTTAATTACCTGAGTTTTCATTTCTTCACATTTGACAGTCTGATTGACAGGACAGGAAAGTAGGTCCAATAAATTggacttggatcctctcctgagctcaaGGAGAGGATTCTCCTGATCAAAGGATTTAGGCCGTAATctaacggctataattattataactttaaagggatttctctgtttgtagccgttggattttcatccaatgGTCCAAATCATTtgctcaggaggatcctcttctTAAGATGCTTGCTTCAAGCGGACCACTCCTCGCTCTTAGCCCTTCTCGGCTGATAGAATGTGAATTATCTAGTTTTGGTCCGAGCAGGCGCGAAGTTAAGGGCTTGCTTGAGGGCGTTAAGCTCAAAGAGAGGATCCAAGTCCCAATAAATTTGCCATGTTTGagctttcttttttcttgcttCTTTTGCAAATACTAGCAAAATCTCGTCAAACATTTGCCCAAGCTCTGTGTGTCCAAAACATATGGTATAGAACATGAGGGTGGATGGTTTTTGGGGTCTTGTTTCTTTGGTACTTGGTTTTGGGATCTTGGGTTTTTTGGTAGTACATGGTTTTGGGGTCTTTGATTATGGGTAGTGCTATTCACGAACCtgtttttacttctcacaccattctcaatttttttcgtcagatcaaatgaattgagaaaaaaattaacaaagatgCATGGGTAAAAAGGAGTGTGCATAATACTACCCCTTGATTATTAGTACTGAAAAAGGAAAACATAGTTTGGGTAAAGGAAGCCAAGGGAGAATTGGTAAATTTTTCATTAAGTTGGAAAGATATTCTATGCACGATTATATGTAACTATCTTATGACAATGAGAAAGATGGTGATCTTATCATTCGTTAGTGTTTAAATCAGAGAAAAATTTTGCATGCGCTGTTTATATTTAACTTTTCTTTAACAATATAAAAAGAGAGTTGATTCTCGAACATTCATGGGTGTCAACGTTGCATTAGGGTAAGAATTTTGTAAGCGCCAAAACTTTCCTCTGACAATATGTGaaagcaaattcaattgttatctTATTTTATCGCATTATGAAATATTATGTACTCAACGACATTTCTCTGACaatgcaaaataaaatttaattgttgTCGTTTAATGGTGTTGCATTAGAGAAATATTTTGTGCGTGTCGATTTTATTTAACTGTTATCTTATTTTGTCGCATTAGGGAAGATTTTCTCTAACAACGTAAAATGATATCTAATCGTTGTCGCATTAGTGAAAGATTTCAGTTATATTTAACTGTTCTCCTCCACCTATATGTGTCAGCAAAGTTAATTGTTATCTTATTTTGTCGCATTAGGGAAGATTTTGTACTCGACGACAAAATGAAATCTTATTGCTGTCGTTTATCGATGTCGCATTATAGAAAGATTTTGTGAGTGTCAGTTATATTTAAATGTTCTCCTTCGACAAAATGCGTAAGCAAAGTAATCGTTATCTTATTTTGTCGCATTAGGGAAGATATTGTACTCGACGACTTTTCTCTGACAATGCAAACTGAAGTCTAATTGTTGTCGTTTATTGATGTCACATTAGAGAAAGATTTTGTGCTCATCGGTTATATTTAATTGTTCTCTGCCGACAATACGCGTAAGGAAAGTTATATGTTATCTTATTTTATCACATTAGGGAAGATTTTGTACTTGCCTACTTTCCTTTGACAACACAAAGTGAAATTTAATTGTTCTCTCGTCTTATCAATGTCGTATTGGGGACATATTTTGTGCGCGTCGGTTATATCTAACTTTTCTCTGACAGCGCAAAAAGCAAAATTTACTGTTATCTTATAAATGTTGCATTAGGGAAGATTTTGTACTCGCAACTTTTCTTTGACAatgcaaaataataaaattgaattgtaattgttgatatatatatataacattagGGAAAGAGTTTGTACGCATA is a window from the Malus domestica chromosome 16, GDT2T_hap1 genome containing:
- the LOC103416776 gene encoding FCS-Like Zinc finger 15, translated to MVGLSIVLEEGQKGSGVSKKIPQVINKATMVVINKPFSSSSSSSSLLPSPSSPSQITHKSFNFSSHSSSPSFGQPSFLDQCFLCKQKLLPGKDIYMYKGDRGFCSVDCRYRQIFMDEEEIVRKEKQKYCSPSSSSASSDQRKGARNREGGFAY